The following are encoded together in the Candidatus Neomarinimicrobiota bacterium genome:
- a CDS encoding VCBS repeat-containing protein, giving the protein MNSLGKVHTSLFIILTFCLFLNATPALSQDLDEINILMDDPELIQKTLSNTNFSQTQSQLRDLDFSFELISWAEYDPYDYSAVWYPTEGCRGLCAGSDLDGDGHEEIFAVHYGNGSGVVGFEMNDSGVLEMIWNSSTTEPASYNLGTRFVQTGDMDGDGLGEIIFFRGRYSDDPNRGLYIYEWDGSDNGYWLAYHNTLQSLSGDLVYDMVIEHFLIADVDDDGSQELIFANNGLTMGIDRSEDFFSILSIAGDIGSGEEVLTEEYWISPRDVDRDGVIDDLLGGGSGLNVQVCDTDNDGLKEVFCHAWNYFNIFFFECTGPDSYTLGDTSNIRFTYPDDDSQLMNAAVSDMDGDGADEIYIANYITGDVYMIQDTDGDATSLLSSEIVVLGENLGAKFGAIAFDFDTSGTDEIYFGGSSVFGADIRVWDGEEFSSFQSDPGSDGFLPKMDVADMNGNGIPELITAHQMVSNYPQKIIRVLEYRPDDPSNSRWEFTPMANVGYTNDWGSSYAPVLGDYTGDGFIDVFVTNGGDQNNFLYQNSGLGYFNRDYNSDLAWDSNWSNTATWGDYDNDGALDLFVANGGDGEANCLYHNLGDGTFETMYNSSIASETGARGASWGDYDNDGYLDLYVANSSEANANNSLFHNNGDGSFSQIGVGWIVFDNDDSQTPTWCDYDNDGDLDMYVVNCGPNALYRNEGGGTFTKIQTGVLVADGYCSNGASWADYDNDGDFDVFVTSGDDHSNRLYQNQGGGVFVQITNGAIVTDNSNSWGSAWADLDNDGDLDLFVANSAEPDPRDNFIYINNGDGSFTGVYDNLLNQNDLLPIGCAWGDYNNDGDLDLFVAIDGGRNLLYSNQGNSNSWVNIQCVGTLSNQSAIGAKVRAKATILGNDVWQVQEISGQTGAFGQNSLNVEFGFADADIIDSLRIEWPSGMINEYTDIQVDEFYVIQEGPALQVSADTLAWGEVFLGSANSLAFELSNLGPESIQIDNVSIDNTAFMTDLTSFQIEPGSTSLLSVIFEPTETGNFEALLTFTSSDPLVPADSVVLAGQAILAPDINVTPDSVAVTLLPGATHTQIITIDNISGESPLYWTADLVTGDIDRTVTFTKDDYAPWEQPENQDRITDNVWITRSNSQGIFNAAVESGYDFDMSPWDTEWAYGYSEDLAPEHYAVWRDAINGQPPAMIDNPLSVHLISDDIYFDVIFHSWTSGGNGGGFSYTRTITSPEWIKLSADMGSLGIGESTSLELSLDAFDMPAGTHIADVVISSNDPDESEIIIPVELEVSVAPDIYLENDTLDFGNVYNGYSDTMAIQIENLGSADLVVSDVTADLTEFEVMTQNFEILALESYMLEVILTPSSAGDYVGELTLTTSDPDEEFFTITLLGSSLDPPIAGVAPDSLYAALLTDETLVQNMTISNTGLSELTYEIRSISIDNFSRERGAFPDVSLLSGSRYTWDELMGGNTQPSNFQGTMRGRNDKPGPRLAVENEMTDYALRNLRESWELLYTDPEEFGPVDVQHVYGSTTSDEVLVKIEGYSEFDEMVFVVYIDIDQNVNTGLDTEEDELGWYLGIDCAMISTGFGFDGFFLVDTESQEFILLDTLTTNIIETNSTERTMGAGISHFEGISAFDFAIICDSGIEDLVPDLGSGHITFPFSTPWLDFEPEIGTIAAGEQEDIIVTFDATDMYGGEYYSQITVLSNDPASPEVTASAHLTVTGIPDIDVELGVFDETSRINFHEYDASTTHEFATEMMPDGNGMLYVGLQGDFGSSSEYADVYIDGEFFMTVNPAVESYSVHEFTITLNSLNHYLRDGLMEVDVVNSSSVGSGDGNSFHEVHLRFQGGVDTLRLRDVFLGESRTSNIVIKNTGTDSLQISSISIGAGAFTLGAVPLGLSYDEADTVAVGFTPGAVGDYSATITITSDDPDEPLLTIPVLGSCVEPPVISVSHDSLQVVLADRQSLTRTITISNTGGSTLEYNAWIDLSDERDNYALHFDGAYDRVILGNDPALNPAGAMTISTWVKPESFSEWDRILVKPWTENSEPWQVYSLGLDDHIPARPMFVVTVNAQAFYLTSNLALTIGEWTHIAGTYDGEIMKIYVNGQFSGQSYDPSGPIDQFDTDVAVGYNVLHAPNSFNGEIDEVRIWNISRSQSQIQQDMYAKLSGSEWGLVGYWPFDEGYGSSTLDESGGGNPGYIYNEAQWTHPGSPVDLWIDLPVTQAVVNPGSMTGMDVRFQGIGLLTNDYTAEIVIAGNDPVTPEIRIPVEMHVDVVSVAEGLPLPEEFVLEQNYPNPFNPTTSIRYGLPEASDVSLVIYDLRGRVVQQYFAPEQAAGWANYEWSGTNRRGEPVSSGVYLCRLEAGNYTRTIKMVFLK; this is encoded by the coding sequence ATGAATTCCTTAGGCAAGGTTCACACGAGCTTATTCATTATTTTAACATTTTGTCTGTTCCTGAACGCAACTCCGGCATTGAGCCAGGATCTGGACGAGATCAACATCCTGATGGATGACCCTGAATTAATCCAGAAGACTTTGAGCAACACCAATTTCTCCCAGACACAATCACAGCTACGGGATCTGGATTTCTCATTTGAACTCATCAGTTGGGCTGAATATGATCCTTATGATTATTCAGCAGTGTGGTATCCCACAGAGGGCTGCCGTGGCTTATGTGCCGGGTCAGATCTTGATGGAGACGGACATGAGGAAATTTTCGCAGTTCATTATGGAAACGGCAGCGGAGTGGTTGGGTTTGAAATGAATGACTCAGGCGTTCTGGAAATGATCTGGAATTCATCAACAACTGAGCCTGCAAGCTACAATTTAGGGACCCGTTTTGTACAAACTGGAGATATGGACGGCGATGGATTAGGGGAAATAATATTCTTCCGGGGCAGGTATTCAGACGACCCCAACCGCGGGCTGTATATCTATGAATGGGATGGGAGTGACAATGGCTACTGGCTGGCCTACCATAATACGCTTCAATCACTGAGCGGGGATCTGGTTTATGATATGGTGATTGAGCACTTCCTGATTGCGGATGTGGATGATGACGGCTCCCAGGAGCTCATCTTTGCCAATAATGGCCTGACCATGGGGATTGATCGCTCTGAGGATTTCTTTTCCATCCTCTCCATAGCAGGTGACATCGGTTCCGGTGAAGAGGTTCTCACCGAAGAGTACTGGATCAGTCCCAGAGATGTCGACCGTGATGGTGTAATAGATGATCTTCTAGGTGGAGGCAGTGGTCTGAATGTTCAGGTCTGTGACACCGACAATGATGGTCTGAAGGAAGTGTTCTGCCATGCCTGGAATTATTTCAATATCTTCTTTTTCGAATGCACAGGTCCCGATAGCTATACATTGGGAGATACCAGCAATATACGTTTCACCTATCCTGATGACGATTCCCAACTTATGAATGCTGCAGTATCTGATATGGATGGCGATGGAGCCGATGAAATCTATATCGCGAATTACATAACTGGTGATGTTTATATGATCCAGGATACTGATGGCGATGCCACCTCTCTGCTCAGTAGTGAAATCGTGGTATTGGGAGAGAATCTGGGGGCCAAATTTGGAGCAATAGCCTTTGATTTTGATACCAGTGGAACGGATGAAATTTATTTCGGTGGTTCCTCGGTATTTGGTGCAGATATCCGTGTCTGGGATGGGGAGGAGTTCAGCAGCTTTCAATCAGATCCTGGATCAGACGGATTCCTGCCGAAGATGGATGTAGCTGACATGAATGGGAATGGAATACCAGAACTGATTACCGCACATCAGATGGTGTCAAACTACCCACAGAAAATTATACGTGTTTTGGAATATCGGCCTGATGATCCCTCAAATTCAAGATGGGAATTCACACCTATGGCTAACGTCGGTTATACCAATGATTGGGGCAGTAGCTATGCTCCTGTTTTGGGAGATTATACTGGCGATGGCTTTATAGATGTCTTCGTCACCAATGGGGGTGATCAAAATAATTTTCTCTATCAGAACAGCGGACTGGGGTATTTCAATCGAGATTATAATAGTGATCTCGCCTGGGATTCGAATTGGTCAAACACGGCCACCTGGGGGGATTACGACAATGATGGTGCCCTTGATCTATTTGTTGCCAATGGAGGTGATGGAGAAGCCAATTGCCTCTATCACAACCTGGGTGATGGAACCTTTGAGACGATGTATAACTCAAGTATAGCCAGCGAAACCGGCGCCCGTGGCGCCAGTTGGGGTGACTATGACAATGACGGTTATCTGGATCTTTATGTTGCCAACAGCTCAGAGGCGAACGCCAACAATTCTCTCTTCCATAACAATGGGGATGGCAGCTTCAGTCAGATAGGCGTTGGCTGGATTGTATTTGACAATGATGATTCTCAAACGCCGACCTGGTGTGACTATGACAATGATGGTGATCTGGATATGTATGTGGTTAATTGCGGTCCCAATGCGCTTTATCGCAACGAAGGGGGAGGGACTTTCACCAAGATTCAAACCGGCGTCCTGGTTGCCGATGGTTATTGTTCGAATGGAGCCAGCTGGGCAGACTACGACAATGATGGTGATTTTGATGTATTTGTAACCAGTGGAGATGATCATTCAAATCGTCTGTATCAGAACCAGGGTGGGGGTGTTTTTGTTCAGATCACAAATGGAGCAATAGTTACTGATAACTCTAATTCCTGGGGAAGTGCCTGGGCTGACCTGGATAATGATGGTGATCTGGATCTCTTTGTGGCCAACAGTGCAGAGCCCGATCCACGGGATAACTTCATATACATCAATAACGGAGATGGAAGTTTTACCGGAGTATACGATAATCTCCTCAATCAGAATGATCTGCTCCCCATTGGCTGTGCCTGGGGTGATTACAATAATGATGGAGATCTGGATCTCTTTGTTGCAATCGATGGGGGACGGAACTTGTTGTATTCCAATCAGGGTAATAGCAATTCCTGGGTCAATATCCAGTGTGTGGGAACCCTTTCCAATCAATCAGCTATTGGCGCCAAGGTGCGTGCCAAAGCCACCATTCTGGGGAACGATGTCTGGCAGGTCCAGGAAATCAGTGGACAGACCGGGGCTTTTGGCCAAAATAGTCTCAACGTGGAATTCGGCTTCGCAGATGCTGATATCATTGATTCCCTGCGTATTGAATGGCCTTCAGGGATGATCAATGAGTATACTGACATTCAAGTTGATGAATTCTATGTCATCCAGGAGGGACCTGCTTTACAGGTTTCAGCTGACACATTGGCCTGGGGGGAAGTATTTCTGGGTAGTGCCAATTCGCTGGCTTTTGAATTATCAAACCTGGGTCCAGAATCAATCCAGATCGACAATGTTAGTATAGATAATACCGCGTTCATGACTGATCTCACTTCATTTCAGATCGAACCTGGTTCGACATCTCTTTTGTCGGTCATTTTTGAACCAACTGAGACAGGTAATTTTGAAGCACTTCTCACTTTTACATCAAGCGATCCGCTCGTCCCTGCAGATAGCGTGGTACTCGCCGGTCAAGCCATCCTGGCTCCAGATATTAATGTGACTCCCGATAGTGTGGCTGTTACCCTTCTACCAGGCGCAACGCATACTCAAATAATTACTATTGATAATATTTCTGGCGAGAGCCCACTATACTGGACAGCCGACCTGGTGACAGGTGACATTGATCGCACAGTCACCTTCACAAAAGATGATTATGCTCCATGGGAGCAGCCAGAAAACCAGGATCGGATAACCGACAATGTCTGGATAACCCGATCTAATAGTCAGGGTATTTTTAATGCTGCTGTAGAATCTGGATATGATTTTGATATGTCTCCCTGGGATACGGAATGGGCTTATGGATATTCTGAAGATTTAGCACCTGAGCACTATGCGGTTTGGCGTGATGCCATCAATGGTCAGCCGCCAGCAATGATTGATAACCCTCTCTCTGTCCATTTGATATCAGATGATATCTATTTTGATGTAATATTTCACAGTTGGACCTCAGGCGGTAACGGTGGTGGCTTTTCATATACCCGAACGATTACCTCACCTGAATGGATAAAACTATCTGCAGACATGGGGTCTTTGGGAATTGGGGAGAGTACTTCATTAGAGCTATCGCTGGACGCTTTTGACATGCCGGCTGGTACTCATATTGCAGACGTGGTGATTAGCAGCAATGATCCTGATGAATCGGAAATAATCATACCCGTTGAGTTAGAAGTAAGCGTTGCTCCAGATATCTATCTTGAAAATGACACACTTGATTTTGGCAATGTCTACAATGGTTATTCTGATACCATGGCCATCCAAATTGAGAATTTGGGCTCGGCTGACCTCGTCGTATCTGATGTAACAGCTGATTTGACAGAATTCGAGGTCATGACTCAGAATTTCGAAATTTTAGCTCTTGAGTCCTATATGTTGGAAGTAATCCTGACCCCCTCCTCAGCAGGTGATTATGTTGGAGAGCTGACGCTTACAACTTCAGATCCAGATGAGGAATTTTTCACAATCACACTGTTGGGGAGCAGTTTGGACCCACCCATTGCAGGTGTAGCTCCTGATTCATTATATGCTGCTTTACTCACAGATGAGACCCTCGTTCAAAATATGACCATTTCCAATACTGGTTTGAGTGAGCTCACTTATGAGATCCGATCAATTTCTATTGATAACTTCTCCAGGGAGAGGGGTGCGTTTCCTGATGTAAGTCTGTTGTCGGGTTCACGCTATACTTGGGATGAATTGATGGGTGGAAACACCCAACCCTCAAATTTCCAGGGAACAATGCGGGGTAGAAACGACAAGCCAGGACCTCGTTTAGCTGTTGAAAACGAAATGACTGATTATGCGCTTAGGAATCTCAGGGAATCCTGGGAGTTGCTTTATACAGATCCAGAAGAATTCGGGCCTGTTGATGTTCAACACGTTTATGGAAGCACGACTTCAGACGAAGTGCTTGTCAAAATAGAAGGTTATTCGGAATTTGATGAGATGGTTTTTGTCGTTTATATCGATATTGACCAGAATGTGAATACTGGGCTGGACACTGAAGAAGATGAGCTGGGATGGTATCTGGGTATTGATTGTGCCATGATAAGCACAGGTTTTGGTTTCGATGGATTTTTTCTCGTAGATACTGAGTCTCAAGAATTTATTTTGTTGGATACGCTAACTACAAACATTATTGAGACAAACTCTACTGAAAGAACTATGGGTGCAGGTATCAGCCATTTCGAGGGCATATCGGCTTTCGATTTTGCTATTATTTGTGATAGTGGAATTGAGGATTTGGTCCCGGATTTAGGATCAGGACATATTACTTTTCCATTTTCTACCCCCTGGTTGGACTTTGAACCAGAAATTGGTACAATTGCAGCAGGTGAACAGGAAGACATCATTGTAACTTTTGATGCTACTGACATGTATGGTGGGGAATATTATTCACAGATTACGGTTCTAAGTAATGATCCTGCATCACCAGAAGTAACCGCAAGCGCTCATTTGACAGTCACGGGTATCCCTGATATCGATGTGGAGTTAGGCGTCTTTGATGAGACCAGCCGAATCAATTTCCATGAATACGACGCGTCGACCACCCATGAGTTCGCCACCGAAATGATGCCGGATGGAAATGGCATGCTGTACGTAGGCCTGCAGGGGGATTTTGGCAGTTCCAGTGAATATGCCGATGTTTATATCGATGGGGAATTCTTCATGACAGTAAATCCTGCAGTCGAGAGCTACAGTGTGCATGAATTTACTATCACGCTGAACTCGTTGAATCATTATCTCAGGGATGGTCTCATGGAGGTGGATGTTGTGAATTCCAGCTCGGTGGGATCAGGGGATGGCAACAGCTTTCACGAGGTTCATCTACGCTTTCAGGGAGGGGTGGATACCTTGAGATTACGTGACGTATTCCTGGGAGAGTCCAGAACCAGCAACATCGTCATCAAGAATACCGGAACCGATTCTTTGCAGATATCCAGTATCAGCATCGGTGCCGGGGCGTTCACACTCGGTGCCGTCCCGTTGGGACTGAGCTATGACGAGGCGGATACAGTTGCAGTGGGTTTCACCCCGGGAGCCGTCGGTGATTATTCAGCCACCATCACCATTACATCAGATGACCCGGATGAGCCTCTGCTCACCATACCGGTGTTAGGCTCTTGTGTTGAGCCACCGGTTATATCAGTTTCTCATGACTCACTGCAGGTTGTTCTTGCTGACCGGCAAAGCCTGACTCGAACGATCACTATCTCGAACACGGGTGGAAGTACCCTGGAGTATAATGCATGGATTGACCTTTCAGATGAGCGTGATAATTATGCACTACACTTCGACGGTGCCTATGATCGTGTGATCCTGGGGAATGATCCCGCTCTGAATCCAGCGGGTGCGATGACGATCAGTACCTGGGTAAAACCGGAGAGCTTCTCGGAATGGGATCGCATCCTCGTAAAACCCTGGACAGAGAACAGTGAACCCTGGCAAGTTTACAGCCTGGGACTTGATGACCATATACCAGCAAGACCCATGTTCGTTGTTACTGTGAATGCCCAGGCATTCTATCTAACATCAAATTTGGCTCTGACAATTGGCGAATGGACCCATATAGCTGGGACCTACGACGGTGAAATCATGAAGATCTATGTGAACGGACAGTTCTCAGGTCAAAGCTATGATCCCTCAGGTCCCATCGATCAGTTTGATACAGATGTCGCCGTCGGTTATAATGTGTTACATGCTCCGAATAGCTTCAACGGTGAGATCGATGAGGTGCGCATTTGGAACATCTCACGTTCTCAATCTCAGATTCAGCAGGACATGTACGCTAAGTTGAGTGGCTCAGAATGGGGGTTGGTGGGCTATTGGCCATTTGATGAGGGCTATGGTTCGTCTACTCTCGATGAATCAGGTGGTGGGAATCCCGGCTACATATATAATGAAGCACAATGGACTCATCCCGGTTCGCCGGTAGATCTGTGGATCGACTTACCCGTCACCCAGGCCGTTGTGAATCCTGGCAGTATGACTGGGATGGATGTT